The following are encoded together in the Acidobacteriota bacterium genome:
- a CDS encoding vitamin B12-dependent ribonucleotide reductase, with product MKVTRRFTRVGEDPYENLNFIERSSEIRNPDGTLVFSMDGVRAPESWSQVAVDVLVQKYFRKAGVPQIGEDGTPEISESGEPLTGPERDARQVFDRLAGCWTHWGREHGYFDTDEDADAFHDELSFMLASQYAAPNSPQWFNTGLHWAYGITGPAQGHWYADPKTGKLKTSSSAYEHPQPHACFIQSVNDDLVNDGGIMNLWVREARLFKYGSGTGTNFSRLRGCGEPLSGGGRSSGLMSFLRIGDRAAGAIKSGGTTRRAAKMVCLDLDHPDIEEFISWKAVEERKVAALVAGSRLLRRQLQEILDACFPEDSSKPVMDINKNTELRGRIVMARRRGVPDGSIQRVLQLATQGVRTYPVEEYDTDWDSDAYYTVSGQNANNSVRVPNAFFSALEVNRNWTLMNRTDGEVAKKVPAAKLWNDITLAAWECADPGLQFDDTINEWHTCPASGRINASNPCSEYMFLDDTACNLASLNLVKFLREDGHFDIETFRHAVRLWTIVLEISVLMASFPSRRIAELSYRYRTLGLGFANIGSLLMRMGIPYDSDAGRSICGAITSIMTGEAYTTSAEMAGELGAFPGYQENHEDMLRVIGNHRRAAYDAPTEMYEGLTIKPMGLSADTTPPDLVAAAREVWNRAVEFGTEHGFRNAQTTVVAPTGTIGLVMDCDTTGIEPDFALVKFKKLAGGGYFKIINQGIPAALSTLGYTPEQIDDIVSYTVGRGTLEGCPTIDHQALKDKGFNDKDIEAIEKNLPTSFEISNAFAPHVVGEDRLRELGLSNEEIADWNLDVLARLGFSPDEIEQANTWACGTMTVEGAPHLQAKHLAVFDCANRCGKHGTRSIQYDGHILMMAAAQPFISGAISKTINMPAEATLDDIKRAYYLAWQKMLKAVALYRDGSKLSQPLSIAMDVEDEEAIAEAVATGDPARVAESMAERVVIRYQARRHRLPGRRTGFTQKASVGGHKVYIRTGEYEDGSVGEIFLDMHREGAAFRSLMNCFAIAVSLGLQYGVPLEEYVDAFVFTRFEPSGMVGGHDRIKMATSVIDYIFRELAITYLDRDDLAQVSLEDLRHDAVGTGSDQHKLPPNPDDMAEVRPIAVGQSQRDGATESAPIATGRAALDREQAAAQKARYMGYEGDPCPECGALTLVRNGTCLKCDSCGGTTGCS from the coding sequence ATGAAGGTCACGCGTCGCTTCACACGCGTCGGAGAAGACCCCTACGAAAACCTCAATTTCATCGAACGGTCGTCGGAGATCCGAAACCCGGACGGCACGCTCGTATTCTCGATGGATGGGGTCAGGGCGCCGGAGAGCTGGTCGCAGGTCGCGGTCGATGTCCTGGTCCAGAAGTATTTCCGCAAGGCGGGAGTGCCGCAGATCGGCGAAGACGGAACGCCGGAGATTTCCGAAAGCGGCGAGCCCCTGACCGGACCCGAGCGCGACGCGCGACAGGTGTTCGACCGTCTCGCCGGGTGTTGGACACACTGGGGCAGGGAGCACGGATACTTCGACACCGATGAGGACGCCGACGCCTTTCACGATGAGCTCAGTTTCATGCTGGCGTCCCAGTACGCGGCGCCCAACTCTCCGCAATGGTTCAACACCGGTCTGCACTGGGCGTACGGCATCACCGGCCCGGCCCAGGGTCACTGGTACGCCGACCCCAAGACCGGCAAGCTGAAAACCTCCTCCAGTGCCTACGAGCACCCGCAGCCCCACGCCTGCTTCATCCAGTCGGTAAACGACGACCTGGTCAACGACGGCGGCATCATGAACCTGTGGGTTCGCGAGGCGCGCCTCTTCAAGTACGGCTCTGGCACCGGCACGAACTTCTCGAGACTTCGCGGCTGTGGAGAACCCCTCTCCGGAGGTGGCCGTTCCTCGGGCCTGATGTCCTTCCTCAGAATCGGAGACCGAGCTGCCGGAGCCATAAAGTCAGGTGGCACGACCCGTCGCGCCGCGAAAATGGTGTGCCTTGATCTCGACCACCCGGACATCGAGGAGTTCATATCGTGGAAGGCGGTCGAAGAACGCAAGGTGGCTGCCCTGGTGGCGGGCTCACGGCTGCTGCGTCGGCAGCTGCAGGAGATCCTCGACGCGTGCTTCCCCGAAGACTCGTCCAAGCCTGTCATGGACATCAATAAGAACACCGAACTCCGCGGCCGCATCGTGATGGCGCGCCGCCGCGGCGTGCCCGACGGCTCGATCCAGCGGGTGCTCCAGCTGGCAACCCAGGGCGTGCGCACCTACCCGGTCGAGGAATACGACACCGACTGGGATTCCGACGCCTACTACACGGTGTCGGGGCAGAACGCCAACAACAGCGTACGCGTGCCGAATGCCTTCTTCTCGGCCCTCGAGGTCAACCGCAACTGGACTCTGATGAACCGCACCGACGGCGAGGTCGCAAAAAAGGTCCCGGCGGCCAAGCTGTGGAATGACATCACTCTCGCCGCCTGGGAATGTGCCGATCCCGGGCTCCAGTTTGACGACACCATCAACGAATGGCACACCTGCCCCGCGAGCGGCCGTATCAACGCGTCCAACCCGTGCTCGGAGTACATGTTTCTCGACGACACGGCCTGTAATCTGGCATCGTTGAACCTGGTCAAGTTCCTCCGTGAGGACGGGCACTTCGACATCGAGACCTTCCGCCACGCGGTGCGCCTGTGGACCATCGTCCTCGAGATTTCGGTGCTGATGGCATCTTTCCCGTCACGCCGCATCGCCGAGCTCAGCTATCGATACCGCACGCTCGGCCTCGGATTCGCCAACATCGGGTCGTTGTTGATGAGGATGGGCATACCCTACGACTCGGATGCCGGCCGCTCGATCTGTGGTGCCATCACCTCCATCATGACAGGTGAGGCCTATACGACCTCTGCCGAGATGGCCGGAGAACTCGGAGCCTTCCCGGGCTACCAGGAGAACCACGAGGACATGTTGCGGGTGATCGGGAACCACCGCCGGGCGGCGTACGATGCGCCGACGGAGATGTACGAGGGTCTGACGATCAAGCCAATGGGTCTGTCGGCCGACACGACGCCGCCGGACCTAGTGGCGGCTGCACGGGAGGTCTGGAACCGGGCCGTCGAGTTCGGCACCGAGCACGGCTTCCGCAACGCCCAGACCACGGTTGTCGCCCCGACCGGGACCATCGGCCTGGTAATGGATTGCGATACGACCGGGATCGAGCCCGACTTCGCACTCGTCAAGTTCAAGAAACTGGCCGGCGGCGGCTACTTCAAAATCATCAATCAGGGCATCCCGGCCGCGCTTTCGACGCTCGGCTACACCCCTGAGCAGATCGACGACATCGTCTCCTACACCGTCGGTCGCGGTACGCTCGAAGGCTGCCCAACGATAGATCACCAGGCGCTCAAGGATAAAGGATTCAACGACAAGGACATCGAGGCGATCGAAAAGAACCTTCCCACCAGCTTCGAGATCTCGAATGCGTTTGCTCCTCATGTGGTGGGGGAGGACAGGCTGCGTGAGCTCGGCTTGTCGAACGAGGAAATCGCCGATTGGAACCTCGACGTTCTCGCCCGTCTCGGTTTCAGCCCAGACGAAATCGAACAGGCCAATACCTGGGCCTGCGGAACCATGACCGTCGAAGGCGCGCCGCACCTTCAGGCCAAGCATCTCGCCGTCTTCGATTGCGCCAATCGCTGCGGCAAGCACGGCACGCGGTCGATCCAATACGACGGCCACATCCTGATGATGGCCGCCGCCCAGCCGTTTATCTCCGGCGCCATTTCGAAGACCATCAACATGCCGGCGGAGGCCACCCTCGACGATATCAAGCGCGCCTACTACCTGGCCTGGCAAAAAATGCTCAAGGCGGTCGCGCTCTATCGAGACGGTTCCAAGCTCAGCCAGCCGCTCAGCATCGCGATGGATGTCGAGGATGAGGAGGCGATCGCCGAAGCCGTCGCGACCGGGGATCCGGCAAGGGTCGCCGAGTCGATGGCCGAGCGCGTCGTCATCCGATACCAGGCGCGCCGCCACCGCCTCCCGGGCCGCCGCACCGGCTTCACCCAGAAAGCCTCGGTCGGAGGGCACAAGGTCTACATCCGCACTGGCGAGTACGAGGATGGCTCGGTCGGCGAAATCTTCCTCGATATGCACCGCGAAGGTGCCGCATTCCGCTCGCTGATGAACTGCTTCGCGATCGCTGTCTCGCTCGGCCTGCAGTACGGAGTGCCGCTCGAGGAGTACGTTGACGCCTTCGTCTTCACCCGCTTCGAGCCCTCGGGCATGGTCGGCGGCCACGATCGCATCAAAATGGCGACCTCGGTCATCGACTACATCTTCCGCGAGCTCGCCATCACCTACCTCGATCGCGACGACCTCGCCCAGGTGTCGCTCGAGGACCTACGCCACGACGCCGTCGGCACCGGTTCCGACCAGCACAAGCTGCCGCCCAATCCGGACGATATGGCCGAGGTCCGGCCGATCGCAGTCGGCCAGAGCCAAAGGGATGGAGCGACTGAGTCGGCGCCGATCGCAACCGGCCGCGCAGCCCTCGACAGAGAGCAGGCCGCGGCGCAAAAGGCACGCTATATGGGCTACGAAGGCGACCCCTGCCCAGAGTGCGGTGCGCTAACTTTGGTGCGCAACGGCACCTGCCTCAAGTGCGACTCGTGTGGGGGAACCACCGGTTGTTCCTGA
- a CDS encoding ABC transporter permease, whose translation MRLLDWRVVGQLFLKASSLQRKRATLTVAAIAWGTVAIIMLLSFGEGLKLQLMKGKRGMGENIAVWWPDETSKVWEGLPEGRPIRPRVDDIDYLRGRMTAASGVIGEMTSWSSSMTYGQTTITGRVTGAHWEYGEIRHHFPQSGGRFINANDERDKRRVIFLGDALAEEIFGDVEPVGETMFLDRVPYLVVGVMQHKMQMGTYKGPDEDGAIIPITTFAAQFGRQRLTNIVFKVPVPEDMPLARQQFNESLAARYRFDPTDEQVTGLWDTVEGAKVMANIMIGLQGFLGIIGALTLFIGGIGVANIMYAVVKEKTREIGVQMALGARRGWVTGPFVLQGLSYTLVGGALGLVIAMVLIILLGLIPVEGNQALEFLGKPTLSWQIALATAGILGGIGILAGYFPARRAATVDPAETLRYE comes from the coding sequence ATGAGGCTTCTCGATTGGCGGGTCGTGGGCCAGCTTTTCCTCAAGGCCTCGTCGCTGCAGCGCAAGCGCGCGACCTTGACCGTTGCCGCCATCGCCTGGGGGACCGTGGCCATCATCATGCTGCTCTCCTTTGGCGAGGGACTCAAGCTCCAGCTCATGAAGGGCAAAAGAGGGATGGGCGAGAACATCGCCGTGTGGTGGCCCGACGAGACCTCGAAGGTCTGGGAGGGGCTCCCGGAAGGCCGACCTATCCGTCCCCGAGTCGACGACATTGACTACCTGCGGGGACGGATGACTGCCGCCTCGGGCGTCATAGGAGAGATGACCAGTTGGTCGTCCTCGATGACCTATGGCCAAACGACCATCACCGGCCGGGTGACGGGAGCTCATTGGGAGTACGGGGAGATTCGCCACCACTTCCCGCAGTCGGGTGGGCGATTCATCAACGCCAATGACGAGCGAGACAAGAGGCGGGTGATCTTTCTCGGCGACGCGCTCGCCGAGGAGATCTTCGGTGATGTCGAGCCGGTCGGGGAGACGATGTTCCTCGATCGCGTGCCCTACCTGGTTGTCGGCGTGATGCAGCACAAGATGCAGATGGGGACCTACAAGGGACCGGACGAGGACGGTGCGATCATCCCCATCACGACCTTTGCGGCGCAGTTCGGTCGCCAACGGCTGACAAATATCGTCTTCAAGGTACCCGTCCCCGAGGACATGCCGTTGGCGCGGCAGCAGTTCAACGAATCGCTTGCCGCCAGGTACCGATTCGATCCGACGGACGAGCAGGTGACCGGCTTGTGGGACACGGTCGAGGGGGCCAAGGTGATGGCCAACATCATGATTGGCTTGCAGGGCTTCCTCGGCATCATCGGCGCCCTCACCCTGTTCATCGGCGGCATCGGCGTCGCCAACATCATGTACGCCGTGGTCAAGGAGAAGACGCGGGAGATCGGCGTGCAGATGGCGCTCGGCGCACGCAGGGGGTGGGTCACCGGCCCGTTCGTCCTCCAGGGGCTCTCCTACACCCTGGTCGGTGGCGCCCTCGGTCTGGTGATCGCGATGGTTCTGATCATCCTCCTCGGCCTGATCCCGGTCGAGGGCAACCAGGCCCTCGAGTTCCTCGGCAAGCCGACCCTTTCGTGGCAGATCGCGCTCGCGACGGCGGGGATTCTCGGTGGCATCGGCATCCTCGCCGGATACTTCCCGGCGCGCCGCGCCGCGACGGTCGATCCGGCGGAGACACTTCGCTATGAATAA
- a CDS encoding efflux RND transporter periplasmic adaptor subunit, which translates to MAKVLKFLLIVVVVAGAAGGIYAWVGSRDTDENGNTLIEAEIGSITEKALAVGQIEPRERFQVKSKISGIVARCFVEVGDTVDRGDALFEIAPDPTPQELLNVSHRVHSSEATYLKAKADFERGQELHDDGLMAKGDLDALRESFELARIARQQAVDNRDLTRSGRVTGGDTQVETIIRTTASGTVLSRAVNVGDPVVPLTSYQPGTELAAVADMGDLIFKGTVDEIDVGKIEVGMPCRIKVGALPEDIVTGRLSRIAPQAQKNEGATLFDVEIELDPDQQVTLRAGYSANADVVIREKNDIVLLPERLVLFEDEKTFVEIPGTGPEAEPEKIEVELGLSDGLNVEIVSGVTAGDQVVQRPPREIS; encoded by the coding sequence ATGGCAAAAGTATTGAAATTTCTCTTGATTGTAGTGGTTGTCGCCGGCGCCGCCGGAGGCATCTACGCGTGGGTCGGATCGCGCGACACGGATGAGAACGGGAACACCCTGATCGAGGCCGAAATCGGCTCGATTACCGAGAAGGCTCTGGCCGTAGGCCAGATCGAGCCGCGCGAACGATTCCAGGTCAAATCGAAGATCTCCGGCATCGTCGCGCGCTGCTTCGTGGAGGTTGGCGACACCGTCGATCGGGGCGATGCCCTCTTCGAGATAGCGCCCGATCCCACCCCGCAGGAGCTCCTGAACGTGAGCCATCGCGTCCACTCGTCGGAGGCCACGTATCTGAAGGCCAAGGCGGATTTCGAACGAGGCCAGGAGCTGCATGACGATGGACTGATGGCGAAGGGTGACCTCGATGCTCTCCGCGAGAGCTTCGAGCTCGCTCGGATCGCACGTCAGCAGGCGGTCGACAATCGCGATTTGACCCGCAGCGGTCGTGTCACGGGTGGCGACACCCAGGTCGAAACGATCATTCGGACCACCGCCAGCGGCACCGTTCTCTCCCGAGCGGTCAACGTTGGTGATCCGGTAGTGCCCCTGACCTCGTACCAGCCCGGCACCGAGCTCGCGGCAGTGGCCGACATGGGAGACCTCATATTCAAGGGGACGGTAGACGAGATCGACGTCGGCAAAATCGAGGTCGGCATGCCGTGCCGGATCAAGGTTGGCGCCCTGCCCGAAGACATCGTTACTGGCCGCCTCTCGCGCATCGCACCCCAGGCCCAGAAGAACGAGGGTGCGACCCTCTTCGATGTCGAGATCGAGCTCGATCCGGACCAGCAGGTCACCCTGCGCGCGGGATACTCGGCGAATGCCGACGTCGTGATTCGCGAAAAGAACGACATTGTCCTCCTGCCGGAGCGCTTGGTCCTCTTCGAAGACGAAAAGACCTTCGTCGAGATCCCCGGTACCGGCCCCGAGGCCGAGCCGGAGAAGATTGAGGTCGAGCTCGGATTGTCGGACGGCCTGAATGTCGAGATCGTTTCCGGTGTCACCGCGGGTGACCAGGTCGTGCAGCGGCCACCAAGAGAAATCAGCTGA
- a CDS encoding amidohydrolase family protein, with product MNRHRVFCICVLASLAFGAAAQDRKSTIDSPYTPDRVPSSRPVAFVDVSVLPMTFNGVLEHQTVVTMHGRIHAVGPVDEIEIPARAITIDGSGRFLMPGLADMHTHLDIELGDGANEAVLWLANGVTTIFNLGDQITPLGDGLIELRDDILRGVRPGPTIYTASIAYGPDTGARSSHTFTTANEGRDFVTASKVAGYDFMKVYTSTTAATFAGISDQARVEEMAVVGHVPRAVGLNQALADGLVMVTHLNDFWCRAFDCGMNENRLSDAVNPMVTHGAWVATTLSLNRNYKDMYCGDVGALERYVLQEYWRFIHPDIIGHWYNLVTGSWNPAGCRGGDIEEAWDFLLWYSEELHEAGVPMVLGTDAPPVVGVPGWSLHDEMRIADGFMTRFDALRLATANAGRFMDEHLPGGEAFGTIEEGKRADLLLLEANPLDFLSNAKRRVGVMARGRWYSEAALKRQLEWVAYSYHGLPSPRTVSRRASS from the coding sequence ATGAATCGACATCGAGTGTTCTGTATTTGCGTCCTCGCGTCGTTGGCGTTCGGGGCGGCCGCTCAGGATCGCAAATCAACGATTGATAGCCCGTACACGCCCGACCGCGTGCCATCATCCCGACCTGTGGCCTTTGTCGACGTCTCCGTTCTCCCGATGACGTTTAATGGAGTTCTCGAGCACCAGACTGTGGTGACGATGCACGGCAGGATTCACGCCGTTGGGCCGGTGGATGAGATCGAAATCCCCGCCAGAGCGATCACGATCGACGGCTCGGGACGCTTCCTGATGCCGGGCCTCGCCGACATGCACACCCACCTCGATATCGAGCTCGGGGACGGGGCGAACGAGGCGGTGCTGTGGCTGGCAAACGGCGTGACGACGATCTTCAACCTCGGGGACCAGATAACCCCCCTGGGCGATGGGCTCATTGAGCTTCGTGACGACATTCTCAGGGGCGTCCGCCCCGGCCCCACGATCTACACTGCAAGCATCGCCTACGGGCCGGACACGGGTGCCCGTTCCTCACATACCTTCACGACCGCCAACGAAGGTCGCGATTTCGTGACCGCGAGCAAGGTGGCCGGCTACGACTTCATGAAGGTCTACACCTCGACCACCGCCGCGACCTTCGCCGGCATCTCCGATCAGGCGCGGGTGGAGGAGATGGCCGTCGTCGGCCACGTACCGCGCGCAGTTGGGTTGAATCAGGCGCTGGCCGACGGGCTTGTGATGGTGACACATCTCAACGATTTCTGGTGCCGCGCGTTCGACTGCGGGATGAATGAAAACCGGTTGAGCGACGCCGTGAACCCCATGGTCACGCATGGGGCGTGGGTAGCGACCACTCTTTCTCTGAACCGGAACTACAAGGATATGTACTGCGGCGACGTGGGTGCCCTGGAGCGTTATGTCCTCCAGGAATACTGGCGTTTCATCCACCCGGATATCATCGGCCACTGGTACAACCTGGTGACTGGTTCGTGGAATCCCGCCGGGTGCAGAGGAGGCGACATCGAGGAGGCCTGGGACTTCCTTCTCTGGTACTCCGAAGAACTCCATGAAGCCGGAGTGCCGATGGTGCTCGGCACCGATGCACCACCGGTTGTCGGCGTTCCAGGCTGGTCATTGCACGACGAGATGAGGATCGCGGACGGTTTCATGACCAGGTTCGATGCGCTGAGGCTTGCCACCGCGAACGCCGGGCGTTTCATGGACGAGCACCTTCCGGGTGGGGAGGCGTTCGGCACGATCGAGGAGGGGAAGCGCGCCGATCTCCTCTTGCTCGAGGCCAATCCCCTCGATTTCCTGTCAAACGCGAAACGGCGAGTCGGGGTCATGGCGCGAGGCCGCTGGTACTCTGAAGCCGCGTTGAAGCGCCAGCTCGAGTGGGTTGCGTACTCCTATCACGGTCTCCCGAGCCCCCGCACCGTCTCCCGTCGCGCCAGTTCCTGA
- a CDS encoding ABC transporter permease, whose translation MTGFGTFFRQLGRDLWSQKLRTFLTTFGIIWGTVAVSLLLAFGNGLHRQMIKTTAGLGDRIVIAWPMRTSMVYEGLGKGRRMRMMEEDIQYLKAHVELIDGISGEYEQSLLARYGDRQRSVSVSGVSPVYGTMRNMIPAVGGRFINDLDVEKRRRVVFVGNELADDLFGTQEAVGETVMLHGSPFLVVGVLQPKEQDSSYSGRDHSKMIVPESTFRAITGQKYIDNFIYKAPSPEFNDTLNDQVRQALSGRLRFHPDDDQAVQLWDTSEMFVFMDAFMLGFQVFLGIMGVLTLVVGGIGVSNIMNVVVEERTREIGIKMALGARGKSVLGQFMLETMVLTAIGGAIGLAISYGICTAFPTDLEEYVGLPTLSPALAVLTASVLGLVGLIAGYFPARSASHLDPVVAMKL comes from the coding sequence ATGACGGGGTTTGGCACCTTCTTCCGTCAGCTGGGACGCGACCTGTGGAGCCAGAAGCTGCGCACATTCCTCACGACCTTCGGCATCATTTGGGGCACGGTCGCGGTGAGCCTGTTGCTCGCGTTCGGGAATGGCCTCCACCGGCAGATGATCAAGACCACAGCAGGTCTCGGCGACCGGATCGTCATCGCCTGGCCGATGCGCACATCGATGGTCTACGAGGGCCTCGGCAAGGGCCGCCGGATGCGGATGATGGAAGAAGACATTCAATACCTGAAGGCTCATGTCGAGTTGATCGATGGAATCTCCGGGGAGTACGAACAAAGCCTCCTGGCACGTTACGGGGATCGGCAGCGGTCTGTATCCGTGTCCGGCGTGTCCCCGGTCTACGGAACGATGCGTAACATGATCCCCGCGGTGGGTGGACGTTTTATCAACGATCTCGACGTGGAGAAGCGCCGCCGGGTGGTCTTCGTGGGCAACGAGCTGGCCGACGATCTGTTCGGGACTCAGGAGGCCGTGGGTGAGACTGTCATGCTCCACGGCTCCCCGTTTTTGGTGGTCGGCGTACTGCAGCCCAAGGAGCAGGACTCCTCCTATTCGGGCCGGGATCACTCGAAGATGATCGTTCCGGAGTCGACCTTCCGCGCGATCACCGGACAGAAGTACATCGACAACTTCATCTACAAGGCACCGAGCCCGGAGTTCAACGACACCCTCAATGATCAGGTACGACAAGCCCTCAGCGGTCGCCTTCGATTTCACCCCGATGACGACCAGGCGGTCCAGCTCTGGGATACCAGCGAGATGTTCGTCTTCATGGATGCGTTCATGCTCGGTTTTCAAGTATTTCTCGGCATCATGGGTGTGCTGACCCTGGTCGTCGGTGGCATCGGCGTCTCCAACATCATGAACGTGGTGGTCGAGGAGCGGACCCGAGAAATCGGCATCAAGATGGCGCTCGGCGCTCGCGGCAAGTCGGTGCTGGGACAGTTCATGCTCGAGACCATGGTGTTGACCGCGATCGGTGGTGCCATCGGGCTCGCTATCTCCTATGGAATCTGCACCGCCTTTCCGACCGACCTCGAAGAGTACGTCGGCCTGCCTACGCTTTCGCCGGCGCTGGCCGTGCTCACCGCCTCGGTTCTCGGACTGGTTGGCCTGATCGCCGGTTACTTCCCGGCGCGCTCCGCTTCTCACCTCGACCCGGTGGTGGCGATGAAACTGTGA
- a CDS encoding ABC transporter ATP-binding protein — translation MNWPMKKKNGAAASNGHIIDMHAITKVYDTGKIQVEALRGIDLKVKKGEFVAIVGPSGSGKSTLLNLLGCLDTPTGGEYRLSGETVAGLDRDQLADIRNRRVGFVFQNFNLLPQLTALENVEMPMLFGGVGRKERKQRAAKHLESVGLGDRVEHKPTELSGGQMQRVAIARALSMEPDIVLADEPTGNLDTGSGTDVMGALQELWEGGATLVVVTHDKALANRANRVIEIRDGKVVDDHVNGKIEN, via the coding sequence ATGAACTGGCCCATGAAGAAGAAGAACGGTGCCGCGGCGTCGAACGGCCACATCATCGACATGCACGCGATCACCAAGGTCTATGACACCGGCAAGATCCAGGTTGAAGCGCTCCGCGGCATCGACCTGAAGGTCAAGAAGGGTGAGTTCGTTGCAATCGTCGGGCCGTCGGGGTCCGGGAAGTCGACGTTGCTCAACCTTCTCGGCTGCCTCGACACGCCGACCGGGGGCGAGTACCGCTTGAGCGGCGAGACCGTGGCCGGCCTCGATCGCGATCAGCTTGCCGACATCCGTAACCGCCGTGTCGGATTCGTCTTCCAGAATTTCAACCTGCTGCCCCAGCTCACGGCCCTCGAAAACGTCGAGATGCCGATGCTCTTCGGCGGCGTCGGCCGCAAGGAAAGAAAACAGCGCGCAGCGAAGCATCTCGAGTCGGTCGGACTGGGCGATCGCGTGGAGCACAAGCCGACCGAGCTCTCCGGCGGCCAGATGCAACGCGTCGCCATTGCCCGTGCCCTTTCCATGGAGCCGGACATCGTCCTCGCCGACGAGCCCACCGGCAACCTCGACACGGGCTCGGGAACCGACGTCATGGGCGCCCTCCAGGAGCTCTGGGAAGGGGGGGCCACCCTGGTGGTTGTAACGCACGACAAGGCCCTCGCCAACCGCGCCAACCGGGTGATCGAGATCCGCGACGGGAAGGTCGTTGATGACCATGTCAACGGCAAAATCGAGAATTAG
- a CDS encoding PilZ domain-containing protein, with protein MLEDELTPTRRQFPRVPSEDVVMIHRLGPAEEEEQTTARQIGLGGLMISSVESLGVDSYLRLKLTIEAEEVEATGRVVWEKPAEDGSFDVGIAFISIDAAHADTIMQKLAAMGAS; from the coding sequence ATGCTTGAAGACGAACTCACACCCACCCGGCGGCAGTTCCCCAGGGTCCCGTCCGAAGACGTCGTGATGATCCACCGCCTCGGCCCGGCTGAGGAGGAGGAGCAGACGACCGCGCGACAGATCGGCCTCGGCGGTCTCATGATCTCCAGCGTCGAGTCCCTGGGAGTGGATTCCTACCTCCGGCTGAAGCTCACCATCGAGGCGGAAGAGGTCGAAGCCACCGGCAGAGTTGTGTGGGAGAAGCCGGCCGAAGACGGATCCTTCGACGTGGGAATCGCTTTCATTTCAATCGATGCCGCGCATGCGGATACCATCATGCAGAAGCTCGCTGCCATGGGAGCGTCGTAG
- a CDS encoding GDP-mannose 4,6-dehydratase: MRKHVTLITGASGEIGHGLIERLAADGDTAIITIDLRPLEPEIAACVEQEYLGSILETHLLERILSEYEVERIYHLAAILSTRAEFTPVTGHQVNVEGTLKLLDFAQSQGESHGRAVTFLYPSSIAAYGLPNLETKASEGAVKEHTWNNPTTMYGCNKLYCEHLGRYYDHHYKQLAAETLSGKVDFRAIRFPGLISAVTVPSGGTSDYAPEMIHAAARGEAYACFVRPDTRIPFMVMPDAVDALLDLAKADRSALRQTVYNITAFNPSAEEIRSLVLEGFPEADISFEPDVKRQAIVDSWPADVNDSAARSDWGLSPVHDLQSGFADYLIPLIRKLYRS, from the coding sequence ATGCGGAAGCACGTGACACTTATCACCGGCGCAAGCGGAGAGATCGGTCACGGCCTGATCGAGCGGCTCGCGGCCGACGGTGACACCGCGATCATCACCATCGACCTCAGGCCGCTGGAACCGGAAATCGCCGCATGCGTCGAGCAGGAGTACCTGGGTTCGATACTCGAGACCCATTTGCTCGAGCGGATTCTCTCGGAGTACGAGGTCGAGAGGATTTACCACCTCGCAGCCATTCTCTCCACACGGGCCGAGTTCACACCCGTCACAGGGCACCAGGTCAACGTCGAGGGCACCCTCAAGCTCCTCGACTTCGCCCAGTCGCAGGGTGAGTCCCACGGCAGGGCGGTGACCTTCCTCTACCCATCGTCGATCGCCGCTTACGGGCTGCCGAATCTCGAAACGAAGGCCAGCGAGGGAGCGGTGAAAGAGCACACGTGGAATAATCCAACCACGATGTACGGCTGTAACAAGCTGTACTGCGAACACCTCGGTCGCTACTACGACCATCACTACAAGCAACTCGCCGCCGAGACCTTGTCCGGCAAGGTGGACTTCCGTGCCATCCGGTTCCCGGGTCTCATCTCGGCGGTTACCGTGCCGTCAGGGGGCACCTCGGACTACGCCCCAGAAATGATCCACGCGGCGGCGAGGGGCGAGGCCTACGCGTGCTTCGTGCGCCCGGACACTCGCATCCCATTCATGGTGATGCCAGACGCGGTCGACGCGCTTCTGGACCTGGCCAAGGCGGACCGTTCGGCCCTCCGTCAAACCGTTTACAACATCACCGCGTTCAATCCTTCGGCCGAAGAGATCCGCTCGCTCGTGCTCGAGGGTTTTCCTGAGGCTGACATCAGTTTCGAACCAGACGTCAAACGGCAGGCGATCGTCGACAGCTGGCCGGCAGATGTGAATGACTCGGCAGCACGTTCGGACTGGGGGCTATCGCCCGTTCATGACCTTCAAAGCGGGTTCGCCGACTATCTCATCCCCCTCATCCGAAAGCTCTATCGCTCATGA